In Catenulispora sp. MAP5-51, a genomic segment contains:
- a CDS encoding SDR family NAD(P)-dependent oxidoreductase, producing MNTQTNPSTWLITGSSRGFGRALAAAALKAGDRVVATARKPEQLAELVAEFGDRVLPVALDVTDPAAAQAALAAGAERFGRIDVVVNNAGYADLSPVETTAEADFRRQFDTNFWGVYNVSKAALPLLRKQGSGLVIQFSSVGGRVGGTPGLGSYQAAKFAVDGLTRVLATETAPFGIRYLTVEPGGFATDWAGSSMGGAEIPQEYLDTVGKMSDRLRGGTTQVGDPDRAAAILVRIAHTGNVPSHLVLGAGAVQLALDYSRAQIAEAGAWQGVSSSADAGAEYPVDLPGAQR from the coding sequence ATGAACACGCAGACGAACCCCAGCACCTGGCTCATCACCGGCTCCTCCCGCGGCTTCGGCCGCGCTCTGGCCGCCGCCGCGCTGAAGGCCGGCGACCGCGTCGTGGCCACCGCCCGCAAGCCCGAACAGCTCGCCGAACTGGTCGCCGAGTTCGGCGACCGGGTCCTCCCGGTGGCGCTCGACGTCACCGACCCGGCCGCCGCGCAGGCCGCGCTGGCCGCCGGCGCCGAGCGGTTCGGGCGGATCGACGTCGTCGTCAACAACGCCGGATACGCCGACCTCTCGCCGGTGGAGACCACCGCCGAAGCCGACTTCCGGCGCCAGTTCGACACCAACTTCTGGGGCGTCTACAACGTCTCGAAGGCCGCGCTCCCGCTGCTGAGGAAGCAGGGCTCGGGCCTGGTGATCCAGTTCTCCTCGGTCGGCGGCCGGGTCGGCGGCACCCCCGGGCTCGGCTCGTACCAGGCGGCCAAGTTCGCCGTCGACGGCCTGACCCGGGTCCTGGCCACCGAGACCGCGCCGTTCGGCATCCGTTACCTGACGGTCGAGCCCGGCGGGTTCGCGACCGACTGGGCCGGATCCTCGATGGGCGGCGCCGAGATCCCCCAGGAGTACCTCGACACCGTCGGGAAGATGTCGGACCGGCTGCGCGGCGGCACCACGCAGGTCGGCGACCCGGACCGCGCCGCCGCGATCCTGGTGCGCATCGCGCACACCGGCAACGTGCCCAGCCACCTCGTGCTGGGGGCCGGGGCGGTGCAGCTGGCGCTGGACTACTCCCGGGCCCAGATCGCCGAGGCCGGCGCGTGGCAGGGCGTGTCGAGTTCGGCGGACGCCGGCGCCGAGTATCCGGTGGACCTGCCCGGGGCGCAGCGGTAA
- a CDS encoding TetR/AcrR family transcriptional regulator — translation MTDFEFERARTPEAKRARQQAIMDTAARLAAEQGVREVTMSAIADAVGMHKSAILRYFETREDVFLQLAADAWTEWLAAVHELFDKPAPDGGGAWNAQEIAATLARSLTDRPLFCDLLAHTPLNLERNVSTERIREFKTVATGATTQVGVLLCTLTPLRLDQARSVVTVATAMAGALWQMAAPTTNLRAFYESDPALSHSVVDVEPRLTDIISALITGYAA, via the coding sequence GTGACCGATTTCGAGTTCGAACGGGCCCGGACCCCCGAGGCCAAGCGCGCGCGGCAGCAGGCGATCATGGACACCGCCGCCCGGCTCGCCGCCGAGCAGGGCGTGCGGGAGGTCACGATGAGCGCCATCGCCGACGCCGTCGGCATGCACAAGTCGGCGATCCTGCGGTACTTCGAGACGCGCGAGGACGTGTTCCTCCAACTCGCCGCCGACGCCTGGACCGAGTGGCTGGCCGCGGTGCACGAGCTGTTCGACAAGCCCGCCCCCGACGGCGGCGGAGCGTGGAACGCGCAGGAGATCGCCGCCACCCTCGCCCGCTCGCTCACCGACCGGCCGCTGTTCTGCGACCTGCTCGCGCACACCCCGCTCAACCTGGAACGCAACGTCTCGACCGAGCGGATCCGGGAGTTCAAGACCGTCGCCACGGGCGCGACCACGCAGGTCGGCGTTCTCCTGTGCACCCTCACGCCGCTGCGGCTGGACCAGGCGCGCAGCGTGGTGACGGTCGCGACGGCGATGGCCGGGGCGCTGTGGCAGATGGCCGCGCCGACCACGAACCTCCGCGCGTTCTACGAGTCCGACCCCGCCCTGTCCCACTCGGTGGTGGACGTCGAGCCGCGGCTGACGGACATCATCAGCGCACTGATCACCGGCTACGCCGCCTGA
- a CDS encoding MarR family transcriptional regulator, translating into MGRTTSTVSREIGRNGGPAGYRAELAHRATERRARRRTPTAASAAAANATAGAGARTGLGEAEARAAQDGTVEMAVGMGLPKMMARVLIALWLSADGRLAAAELTRELGVSPASVSAAVGYLTAQRLIRREAQGRRDVYVVDADAWYHSIVAGAEQTLHAARVAKESAEQLGPDTPVGVRLAKGGAFLERTSLDALESAERWRGLLADVA; encoded by the coding sequence CTGGGCCGGACCACGTCGACCGTCAGCCGGGAGATCGGCCGCAACGGCGGTCCGGCCGGGTACCGGGCCGAGCTCGCGCACCGCGCGACGGAGCGGCGTGCACGGCGCCGGACCCCGACCGCCGCCAGCGCAGCCGCCGCCAACGCCACCGCCGGAGCCGGAGCCAGGACCGGACTCGGCGAGGCCGAAGCCAGGGCCGCCCAGGACGGCACCGTGGAGATGGCCGTCGGCATGGGCCTGCCGAAGATGATGGCCAGGGTCCTGATCGCGCTGTGGCTCAGCGCGGACGGCCGGCTCGCCGCCGCGGAGCTGACCCGGGAGTTGGGGGTCAGTCCCGCGTCCGTCTCGGCGGCGGTCGGGTATCTGACCGCTCAACGGCTGATCCGGCGCGAGGCTCAGGGGCGCCGGGACGTGTACGTGGTCGACGCCGACGCCTGGTACCACTCGATCGTCGCCGGCGCGGAGCAGACGCTGCACGCGGCGCGGGTCGCGAAGGAGTCCGCCGAACAGCTCGGGCCCGACACGCCGGTGGGGGTCCGGCTGGCCAAGGGCGGGGCGTTCCTGGAGCGGACCAGCCTGGACGCTTTGGAGTCGGCGGAGCGGTGGCGCGGCCTGCTGGCGGACGTCGCCTGA
- a CDS encoding VOC family protein, which translates to MPLSAYELRTSVAVSDIRRAAAFYEGKLGLPLIRSAPSAHITDGSRIYGSAGGPALNVYQSSTAGTTEATLAVWYVDDLDTIVGELTASGVEFTRYEQFEHDERGITGRAGGGRIAWFRDPDGNTFALESDV; encoded by the coding sequence ATGCCTCTGAGCGCGTACGAACTCCGCACCTCGGTCGCCGTCTCCGACATCCGCCGGGCAGCGGCGTTCTACGAGGGCAAGCTGGGGCTCCCGCTCATCCGGTCCGCGCCCAGCGCCCACATCACCGACGGCAGCCGCATCTACGGCTCCGCGGGCGGGCCAGCGCTGAACGTCTACCAGTCCTCCACTGCCGGGACCACCGAGGCCACGCTGGCGGTCTGGTACGTGGACGACCTGGACACGATCGTCGGCGAGCTCACCGCCTCCGGAGTCGAGTTCACCCGCTACGAGCAGTTCGAGCACGACGAGCGGGGCATCACCGGACGGGCCGGGGGAGGACGGATCGCCTGGTTCCGGGATCCGGACGGAAACACCTTCGCCCTGGAGTCCGACGTCTGA
- a CDS encoding AI-2E family transporter — MKRIRPSQATMVRSRAAAGSRGARGRDAEASRSWVRVGFGLGVGLLMAYALGQALLQSAQILTLVLLALFAAVSLDPVVAALQRVRVPRGLAVVVVVLSVAALAALFVALVIPPVSREIDQLTKQIPIWLQDLHNHNSALGRIEDRYHVVEKVKQQLASGGLGAKLASGVLGAGKILLGLLTGAVIVITLTIYFMIGLPSIEDFGLRMVAASRRARTRDLTDQIMRQVGRFMLANLATSAIAGLATSAWCWALGIPYGALLGFFVAIMDLIPIIGSTIGGVVVSLVALSVSLPAAIATALFYTGFRFLEDHLTTPLTMKYVVRLHPVATLIAVLIGGTLLGIVGALVAVPAAAAVGLVLDEVVFPARDRA; from the coding sequence GTGAAACGCATTCGGCCCTCGCAGGCCACCATGGTCCGGTCCCGGGCCGCGGCGGGGTCGCGCGGCGCGAGAGGCCGGGACGCGGAGGCGTCCCGGTCCTGGGTGCGCGTCGGCTTCGGGCTGGGCGTGGGCCTTCTGATGGCCTACGCGCTGGGGCAGGCGCTGCTGCAATCGGCGCAGATCCTGACGCTGGTACTGCTGGCCCTGTTCGCGGCGGTCAGCCTGGATCCGGTCGTGGCCGCACTCCAGCGGGTGCGGGTGCCGCGCGGGCTGGCCGTGGTGGTGGTCGTGCTGAGCGTGGCGGCGCTGGCCGCGCTGTTCGTGGCGCTGGTGATCCCCCCGGTGAGCCGGGAGATCGACCAGCTCACCAAACAGATCCCGATCTGGCTGCAGGACCTGCACAACCACAACTCCGCCCTGGGCCGGATCGAGGACCGCTACCACGTGGTGGAGAAGGTCAAGCAGCAGCTGGCCTCCGGGGGCCTGGGCGCCAAGCTCGCCTCCGGCGTGCTCGGGGCCGGCAAGATCCTGCTCGGCCTGCTGACCGGCGCCGTCATCGTGATCACCCTGACCATCTACTTCATGATCGGACTGCCCTCGATCGAGGACTTCGGGCTGCGCATGGTGGCGGCCAGCCGGCGCGCGCGGACCCGGGACCTGACCGACCAGATCATGCGCCAGGTCGGGCGCTTCATGCTGGCGAACCTGGCGACCTCGGCGATCGCCGGCCTCGCCACCTCGGCGTGGTGCTGGGCACTGGGCATCCCCTACGGGGCCCTGCTGGGCTTCTTCGTGGCGATCATGGACCTGATCCCGATCATCGGCTCGACGATCGGCGGGGTGGTGGTCTCGCTGGTGGCGCTGAGCGTGTCGCTGCCGGCGGCGATCGCCACGGCCCTGTTCTACACCGGGTTCCGGTTCCTGGAGGACCACCTGACCACGCCGCTGACCATGAAGTACGTGGTGCGCCTGCACCCGGTCGCGACGCTGATCGCGGTGCTGATCGGCGGGACGCTGCTGGGGATCGTGGGCGCGCTGGTGGCGGTGCCCGCGGCGGCGGCGGTGGGCTTGGTGCTGGACGAGGTGGTGTTTCCGGCGCGGGACCGGGCGTGA
- a CDS encoding NAD-dependent malic enzyme: MTNPTGPTVRTTARGRAVLTDARLNRGTAFTLAERQVLGLIGLLPQAVVTQDQQAARVYEQFRSSPTNLEKYVSLSSLRDRNEVLFYRLVTDHLAEILPIVYTPTVGTAIEHYNAEYRRPHGVYLNVNAPQDIERSLSAAGLGPEDVDLIVATDGEAILGIGDWGVGGVDIAVGKLVVYTAAAGIDPARVLPVMLDVGTNRQTLLDDPGYLGNRHPRVDTETYDAFIDAYVQTAGRLFPHALLHWEDFGTANAHRILDRYRDKVFTFNDDIQGTGAVTLAAVLAGVKAGGRPLREHRIVVFGAGSAGIGIADDLRDALCSDGLSQQDATARIWCVDRYGLLTDDQDSLRDFQTRYARPAAESADWAHDADRGGVSLAEVVERVHPTILIGTSGRGGAFTEQVVRAMAEHTDRPLILPMSNPTDLAEAAPADLLAWTGGRALIATGSPFDPVEYDGTTYQIAQANNALVFPGLGLGAIVARAGRVTDAMLAAAAAAVAGRVDTDTPGAPILPPVPRLRETSVAVAVAVARAAAEGGVAGIEVGDDIEARVRDAMWEPVYPDIVAG, from the coding sequence GTGACGAACCCGACCGGCCCGACTGTCCGCACCACGGCCCGCGGCCGCGCCGTCCTGACCGACGCGCGCCTGAACCGCGGCACCGCCTTCACCCTCGCCGAGCGCCAGGTCCTGGGCCTGATTGGGCTGCTGCCGCAGGCGGTCGTCACCCAGGACCAGCAGGCCGCGCGCGTCTATGAGCAGTTCCGGTCTTCGCCGACGAATCTGGAGAAGTACGTCTCCCTGAGCAGCCTGCGCGACCGCAACGAAGTCCTGTTCTACCGCCTGGTCACCGATCATCTGGCCGAGATCCTGCCGATCGTCTACACCCCGACCGTGGGCACCGCGATCGAGCACTACAACGCCGAGTACCGGCGGCCGCACGGCGTCTATCTGAACGTGAACGCCCCGCAGGACATCGAGCGCTCGCTGTCCGCCGCGGGCCTGGGCCCCGAGGACGTGGACCTGATCGTGGCCACCGACGGGGAGGCGATCCTGGGCATCGGCGACTGGGGCGTGGGCGGCGTCGACATCGCGGTCGGCAAGCTGGTCGTCTACACCGCGGCCGCCGGCATCGACCCGGCGCGCGTGCTGCCGGTCATGCTCGACGTCGGCACCAACCGCCAGACGCTGCTGGACGATCCCGGCTACCTGGGCAACCGGCACCCGCGCGTGGACACCGAGACCTACGACGCCTTCATCGACGCCTACGTCCAGACCGCCGGCCGGCTCTTCCCGCACGCGCTGCTGCACTGGGAGGACTTCGGCACGGCGAACGCCCACCGCATCCTGGACCGCTACCGCGACAAGGTCTTCACCTTCAACGACGACATCCAGGGCACCGGGGCGGTGACCCTGGCGGCGGTCCTGGCCGGGGTGAAGGCCGGCGGCCGGCCGCTGCGCGAGCACCGCATCGTGGTCTTCGGCGCGGGCAGTGCCGGCATCGGCATCGCCGACGACCTGCGCGATGCCCTGTGCTCGGACGGCCTGTCGCAGCAGGACGCGACGGCGCGCATCTGGTGCGTGGACCGCTACGGCCTGCTGACCGACGACCAGGACTCCCTGCGGGACTTCCAGACCCGCTATGCCCGGCCCGCCGCCGAGAGCGCCGACTGGGCCCACGACGCCGACCGGGGCGGGGTGAGCCTGGCCGAGGTCGTGGAGCGGGTCCACCCGACCATCCTGATCGGCACCTCCGGGCGCGGCGGGGCCTTCACCGAGCAGGTCGTGCGCGCCATGGCCGAGCACACCGACCGGCCCCTCATCCTGCCGATGTCCAACCCGACCGACCTGGCCGAAGCCGCTCCGGCCGACCTGCTGGCCTGGACCGGCGGCCGGGCGCTGATCGCCACCGGCAGCCCCTTCGACCCGGTCGAGTACGACGGGACCACCTACCAGATCGCGCAGGCGAACAACGCGCTGGTCTTCCCGGGCCTGGGCCTGGGCGCCATCGTCGCGCGCGCCGGCCGGGTCACCGACGCCATGCTCGCCGCCGCGGCCGCCGCCGTGGCCGGGCGCGTGGACACCGACACGCCCGGCGCGCCGATCCTGCCGCCGGTGCCGCGGCTGCGCGAGACCTCCGTCGCGGTCGCCGTCGCGGTGGCGCGGGCCGCCGCCGAGGGCGGTGTGGCCGGGATCGAGGTCGGCGACGACATCGAGGCGCGGGTGCGGGACGCCATGTGGGAGCCGGTGTATCCGGACATCGTCGCGGGCTGA
- a CDS encoding NAD-dependent succinate-semialdehyde dehydrogenase: MTARISPDQERRLLDSVPTGLLIDGQWRPASDGGTLDVHDPSTGELLLTIASASADDGQAALGAAHAAQASWARSAPRERAEILRKAFELVTARTEDFALLMTLEMGKPLTDSRAEVAYGAEFLRWFSEQTNRVAGRYQTAPDGKSRLLVAKRPVGPSLLITPWNFPLAMGTRKIGPALAAGCTIVFKPAALTPLTSLLLAQTLIEAGVPDGVINVIPTRHAGAVTGPLIRDPRLRKLSFTGSTEVGRRLIADSAEQVLRVSMELGGNAPLIVFADADLDRAVDGAMLAKLRNGGEACTAANRILVESPVAEAFADRLTSRFREHTLGRGTLPDVKIGPLVDEETRTKVERLVEAAVDSGAKIRTGGRKVPGAGYFYEPTVLTDIPADAEILREEIFGPVAPIITFDTEDEAVELANATEYGLVAYAFTKDLNRGLRLVERLDAGMIGLNTGIVSNPAAPFGGVKQSGIGREGGLEGIEEYLETRYVGIADPFADGA, encoded by the coding sequence GTGACTGCGAGGATCTCCCCGGACCAGGAACGCCGGCTTCTGGACTCCGTGCCCACCGGACTGCTCATCGACGGCCAATGGCGCCCCGCCTCCGACGGCGGCACCCTCGACGTCCACGACCCCTCCACCGGCGAGCTGCTGCTGACGATCGCCAGCGCGTCGGCCGACGACGGACAGGCCGCGCTCGGCGCGGCGCACGCCGCCCAGGCCTCCTGGGCGCGGTCGGCGCCGCGCGAGCGGGCGGAGATCCTGCGCAAGGCGTTCGAACTGGTCACGGCGCGAACCGAGGACTTCGCGCTGCTGATGACCCTGGAGATGGGCAAGCCCCTGACCGACTCCCGCGCCGAGGTCGCCTACGGCGCGGAGTTCCTGCGCTGGTTCTCGGAGCAGACCAACCGCGTGGCCGGCCGCTACCAGACGGCACCGGACGGCAAGTCGCGCCTGCTGGTCGCCAAGCGGCCGGTCGGTCCCAGCCTGCTGATCACCCCGTGGAACTTCCCCCTGGCCATGGGCACCCGCAAGATCGGCCCCGCACTGGCCGCGGGCTGCACGATCGTGTTCAAGCCCGCCGCCCTCACGCCCCTGACATCGCTGCTGCTGGCCCAGACCCTGATCGAGGCCGGCGTCCCCGACGGCGTGATCAACGTGATCCCGACCCGCCACGCCGGCGCCGTCACCGGCCCCCTGATCCGCGACCCCCGCCTGCGCAAGCTCTCCTTCACCGGCTCCACCGAAGTCGGACGCCGCCTCATCGCGGACTCCGCCGAGCAGGTCCTGCGCGTGTCGATGGAACTCGGCGGCAACGCCCCGCTGATCGTCTTCGCCGACGCCGACCTGGACCGCGCCGTCGACGGCGCCATGCTCGCCAAGCTCCGCAACGGCGGCGAGGCCTGCACGGCGGCCAACCGCATCCTGGTCGAAAGCCCCGTCGCCGAAGCCTTCGCCGACCGACTCACCAGCCGCTTCCGCGAACACACCCTCGGCCGCGGCACCCTGCCGGACGTCAAGATCGGCCCCCTGGTCGACGAGGAGACCCGCACCAAGGTCGAACGCCTGGTCGAGGCGGCAGTGGACAGCGGCGCCAAGATCCGCACCGGCGGCCGCAAGGTCCCCGGCGCGGGGTACTTCTACGAGCCGACTGTCCTGACCGACATCCCCGCCGACGCCGAGATCCTGCGCGAGGAGATCTTCGGCCCGGTCGCCCCCATCATCACCTTCGACACCGAGGACGAGGCCGTCGAGCTGGCGAACGCGACGGAGTACGGCCTGGTCGCCTACGCCTTCACGAAGGACCTGAACCGAGGCCTGCGCCTGGTGGAACGCCTCGACGCCGGCATGATCGGACTGAACACGGGCATCGTGTCGAACCCGGCGGCACCCTTCGGCGGCGTGAAGCAGTCGGGGATCGGACGCGAGGGCGGGCTGGAGGGGATCGAGGAGTATTTGGAGACGCGGTACGTGGGGATCGCGGATCCGTTCGCCGACGGGGCTTAG
- a CDS encoding CGNR zinc finger domain-containing protein gives MKLLTYADRAVALVNTDDHGTGHDRLQCGDDVCRLLPQGWHVSSTVAEAGLEELREARPRLRRVFELAATGSPERATDALNKLLSDFPVSAAISDHTEGDWHLHLTEETAEPHGPARSYVTGAAFGLAYTIAERGPERLGLCDALPCRAVFVDTTTNSSRRYCSDRCATRANVAAYRARRRGDV, from the coding sequence ATGAAGCTCCTCACCTACGCCGACCGGGCCGTGGCCCTGGTGAACACGGACGACCACGGGACCGGCCACGACCGCCTCCAGTGCGGCGACGACGTCTGCCGCCTGCTCCCGCAGGGCTGGCACGTGTCCTCCACCGTGGCCGAGGCGGGCCTGGAGGAACTGCGCGAGGCCCGGCCCCGGCTGCGGCGCGTGTTCGAACTCGCGGCCACCGGCAGCCCCGAGCGCGCCACCGACGCCCTGAACAAGCTGCTGTCCGACTTCCCCGTCTCGGCCGCCATCAGCGACCACACCGAAGGCGACTGGCACCTGCACCTCACCGAGGAGACCGCGGAGCCGCACGGCCCGGCGCGCTCCTACGTGACCGGCGCGGCGTTCGGGCTGGCGTACACGATCGCCGAGCGCGGGCCGGAGCGGCTGGGGCTGTGCGACGCGCTGCCGTGCCGGGCGGTGTTCGTGGACACGACGACGAACAGTTCGCGGCGGTACTGCTCGGACCGGTGTGCCACGCGGGCGAATGTGGCGGCTTATCGGGCGCGTCGGCGGGGGGACGTCTAG
- a CDS encoding adhesin: MLSLTDRAAAAIQVLTSNSELPSETAGLRIVAADPSLNGNQDQFSAVLATGPDAGDQVVESGPARIFLESTAATVLDGRELDATVDVDGSVKFVVGPGI, translated from the coding sequence GTGTTGTCTCTCACCGATCGGGCCGCGGCGGCCATTCAGGTCCTGACATCGAACTCCGAGCTGCCATCGGAGACCGCCGGGCTGCGCATCGTCGCGGCCGACCCGAGCCTGAACGGCAACCAGGACCAGTTCTCGGCGGTGCTGGCCACCGGGCCCGACGCCGGGGACCAGGTCGTGGAGTCCGGGCCGGCGCGGATCTTCTTGGAGAGCACGGCCGCCACGGTGCTGGACGGGCGGGAGCTGGACGCGACGGTGGATGTGGACGGGAGTGTGAAGTTCGTCGTGGGGCCGGGGATCTAA
- a CDS encoding FAD-dependent oxidoreductase, with protein MTDEAYWTMSGGTTGYPNLDGRGRADVAVIGGGAAGLWTAWELARTGRRVALLEAGRVAEAAKGGGAGRGSVLQALAHSRITDVAGAEAARSYAEAQTQAVERIAQAAELLGVDCGLERRTAYLYAADEHSLPTLHEELAAAHGAGVPAVYGTGVGTGARPPFAAAGALYVDEQIQFHPYQLLTAIAQDLLRLGSAVYEHSRVVTVDVGDPCVVMTDSGASVAAEHVVVATGYPITASDAVRRALRPRRELLLAGAVPAERAPQGMYAAVGESGMSVRSAPLDGERRLVMVSGERYEAGSGGVRERFARLAAWAAANVGLGEAEYRWSAQDYETDDHLPLIGRASATPGRQCLWIATGSAGWDATAAVLAGRLITAGIRGTRPAPWTAAFAPERLDRRPRPEGAWSGPARSVVRHRIEPDERDALDAIRPGDGAVVDVGGEHCAAFRDDSGLLHMVSALCPHSGCTVGFNDAEKTWECPCHGSRFATDGALLQGPAAEPLAPARAYLAMAAAE; from the coding sequence ATGACCGACGAGGCTTACTGGACGATGAGCGGCGGCACGACCGGCTACCCGAACCTGGACGGCCGGGGCCGCGCCGACGTGGCGGTCATCGGCGGCGGGGCCGCCGGGTTGTGGACGGCGTGGGAGCTGGCGCGGACCGGCCGCCGCGTGGCCCTGCTGGAAGCCGGCCGGGTCGCCGAGGCGGCCAAGGGCGGCGGCGCCGGCCGTGGCTCGGTGCTCCAGGCGCTGGCCCACAGCCGGATCACCGACGTCGCCGGCGCCGAAGCCGCGCGCTCCTACGCCGAGGCCCAGACGCAGGCGGTGGAACGCATCGCCCAGGCGGCCGAGCTGCTCGGCGTCGACTGCGGACTGGAACGGCGCACCGCGTACCTGTACGCCGCCGACGAACACAGCCTGCCCACGTTGCACGAGGAACTGGCCGCCGCACACGGCGCCGGGGTGCCGGCCGTGTACGGGACCGGCGTCGGAACCGGCGCGCGCCCGCCGTTCGCGGCGGCCGGCGCGCTGTATGTCGACGAGCAGATCCAGTTCCACCCGTACCAGCTGCTCACGGCCATCGCCCAGGACCTCCTGCGGCTCGGCTCGGCGGTGTACGAACACAGCCGGGTCGTGACCGTGGACGTGGGCGATCCCTGCGTCGTCATGACCGACAGCGGCGCCTCGGTCGCCGCCGAGCACGTCGTCGTCGCCACCGGGTACCCGATCACCGCCTCCGACGCGGTGCGGCGCGCGCTGCGGCCCCGGCGCGAGCTGCTGCTGGCCGGGGCGGTGCCGGCCGAGCGGGCGCCGCAGGGGATGTACGCGGCGGTGGGGGAGTCCGGGATGTCGGTCCGCAGCGCGCCGTTGGACGGTGAGCGGCGGCTGGTGATGGTGTCCGGGGAGCGGTACGAGGCCGGCTCCGGCGGTGTCCGGGAGCGCTTCGCGCGGCTGGCGGCGTGGGCCGCGGCGAACGTCGGGCTCGGCGAGGCCGAGTACCGCTGGTCGGCCCAGGACTACGAGACAGACGACCACCTGCCGCTGATCGGGCGCGCCTCGGCGACCCCGGGGCGGCAGTGCCTGTGGATCGCGACCGGCTCGGCGGGATGGGACGCGACGGCCGCGGTGCTGGCCGGGCGGCTGATCACCGCCGGGATCCGGGGCACGCGGCCCGCGCCGTGGACGGCCGCCTTCGCCCCGGAGCGGCTGGACCGGAGGCCGCGGCCGGAAGGGGCCTGGAGCGGTCCGGCGCGCTCGGTGGTGCGGCACCGCATCGAGCCGGACGAGCGGGACGCGCTCGACGCGATCCGGCCGGGTGACGGTGCGGTGGTGGACGTCGGCGGCGAGCATTGTGCCGCGTTCCGGGACGACAGCGGGTTGCTGCACATGGTGTCGGCGCTGTGTCCGCATTCGGGATGCACTGTGGGGTTCAACGATGCGGAGAAGACGTGGGAGTGCCCGTGCCACGGTTCGCGGTTCGCCACAGACGGGGCGTTGTTGCAGGGGCCGGCGGCCGAGCCTTTGGCGCCGGCGCGGGCCTATCTGGCGATGGCGGCTGCGGAGTGA